From one Cardiocondyla obscurior isolate alpha-2009 linkage group LG06, Cobs3.1, whole genome shotgun sequence genomic stretch:
- the Rint1 gene encoding RAD50-interacting protein 1 isoform X2 produces MAMDINEKVIQKFNRHLKSNLNNLEGIYDFQEQLKKEKDEIEKSLSMASTTTPSKVKAVIENVEHVSCEIKQMQETYLDLSEMIADTFSKNDKNLELQEVFDKIEQLDKSLSYLYFIRHVNNISDEIETSLLSNDDQFTITLYMNLTNISCQLQTSTCRHLTSYIHETLHFWHNLIKEKLSKEFSDLLKQLKWPFYGTNTTSVNASTTETLTRFKILIKYLFHLQLPEEMIKPVVTSVLLTDFAPVSLPVVFLIRPFRQRFIYHFTGAKLTNRQDKPEWFFTQILTWIKDHAQWVEKNVQPVADSIGLEHLDMKAEFMRALVQLAVEKLHSELPVVQYDDTLFAHLVDEALGFERELRETLLYPQTQPATIFILTQAHIFVKWINMEKKYATEKMDAILSSNMAWERLTGSDVDDMKITECADAFLTLLTTISDRYKHLPQPGHRWFAMQSSKEVASLSVTPSGCPMFQELATRLHTLHNILALPLFNQAWKNLAAQLDQFLFEEVVLVNHFNNGGAEQLQYDILRNLFPLFGLYINKPDSYFPLIKEACVLLNILTGSAILLEEALNNNDKNESTQILADIGVYKMSAKLALKVIETRTDTIHT; encoded by the exons ATGGCCATGGATATAAATGAAAAGGttatacaaaagtttaatCGACACttgaaatcaaatttaaacaatcttGAAGGAATCTACGACTTCcaagaacaattaaaaaaagaaaaggatgaaattgaaaaatca TTGTCAATGGCATCAACTACTACTCCCTCCAAGGTAAAGGCCGTGATTGAGAATGTAGAACACGTCAGCTGTGAAATCAAACAGATGCAGGAAACTTATTTGGATCTGAGCGAAATGATTGCGGACACGTTTAGCAAAAATGACAAGAACTTAGAGCTGCAAGAAGTTTTTGACAAGATAGAACAGCTGGATAAATCGTTgtcttatttatattttattagacatGTAAACAATATTAG CGATGAAATCGAGACGTCTTTGTTATCTAATGACGATCAATTTACGATAACTTTATACATGAATCTGACCAATATCAGTTGCCAGCTACAAACGTCTACATGCCGTCATCTGACCAGTTATATCCACGAGACCTTACACTTCTGGCACAATCTAATTaaggaaaaattatcaaa GGAATTCAGCGATTTATTGAAACAATTGAAATGGCCTTTCTATGGAACCAACACTACGTCGGTAAATGCATCTACAACCGAGACGCTGACAAGATTTAAGATACTCATTAAATATCTGTTTCACTTGCAATTACC AGAAGAAATGATAAAACCTGTAGTCACATCTGTGTTGTTAACAGACTTTGCACCAGTTAGTTTACCGgttgtttttttaatacgtcCTTTTCGACAAAGATTTATTTACCATTTCACAGGAGCGAAATTGACAAATCGCCAAGATAAGCCGGAATGGTTTTTTACGCAGATATTAACATGGATTAAGGATCACGCTCAGTGGGtagaaaaaaatgttcaacCTGTAGCGGATTCTATAGGACTTGAGCATTTAGATATGAAG GCTGAATTTATGCGCGCTCTAGTTCAGTTGGCTGTTGAAAAACTTCATTCCGAGTTGCCCGTCGTACAATACGATGACACTTTATTTGCGCATTTAGTAGACGAAGCTTTAGGATTTGAAAGAGAACTACGAGAGACTTTGTTATATCCTCAAACTCAGCCCGCTACTATTTTCATTCTTACGCAAGCtcatattttcgtaaaatggATAAATATGGAGAAAAAAT ATGCGACTGAAAAAATGGATGCAATACTGAGCTCGAATATGGCGTGGGAAAGACTGACAGGCTCTGATGTAGATGACATGAAAATCACAGAATGTGCGGACGCCTTTCTCACCCTTCTCACCACGATTTCCGACAGATACAAGCATTTGCCTCAGCCTGGACATag GTGGTTTGCGATGCAGTCTTCGAAAGAAGTTGCTTCGTTATCGGTAACACCGAGTGGTTGCCCGATGTTTCAAGAATTAGCCACACGTCTCCACACATTACACAATATTCTTGCTTTGCCGTTATTTAATCAAGCTTGGAAGAATTTAGCCGCTCAACTTGATcaa TTTCTTTTTGAAGAAGTTGTGCTTgtaaatcattttaataacGGTGGCGCCGAACAGTTACAATATGATATATTGAGGAACCTGTTTCCGTTGTTTGGATTGTATATTAACAAACCGGATTCATATTTTCCTTT aataaAAGAAGCGTGTgtacttttaaatatcttaacaGGTTCAGCGATATTGCTTGAAgaagcattaaataataatgataaaaatgaatCAACACAAATTTTGGCAGACATCGGAGTGTACAAAATGTCGGCTAAACTTGCTCTAAAAGTGATAGAAACAAGAACAGACACTATCCATACGTag
- the Rint1 gene encoding RAD50-interacting protein 1 isoform X1, producing the protein MAMDINEKVIQKFNRHLKSNLNNLEGIYDFQEQLKKEKDEIEKSLSMASTTTPSKVKAVIENVEHVSCEIKQMQETYLDLSEMIADTFSKNDKNLELQEVFDKIEQLDKSLSYLYFIRHVNNISDEIETSLLSNDDQFTITLYMNLTNISCQLQTSTCRHLTSYIHETLHFWHNLIKEKLSKEFSDLLKQLKWPFYGTNTTSVNASTTETLTRFKILIKYLFHLQLPEEMIKPVVTSVLLTDFAPVSLPVVFLIRPFRQRFIYHFTGAKLTNRQDKPEWFFTQILTWIKDHAQWVEKNVQPVADSIGLEHLDMKAEFMRALVQLAVEKLHSELPVVQYDDTLFAHLVDEALGFERELRETLLYPQTQPATIFILTQAHIFVKWINMEKKYATEKMDAILSSNMAWERLTGSDVDDMKITECADAFLTLLTTISDRYKHLPQPGHRLQFLELQLELVDDWRVRLLQLLHESYEDPLTSLIPHILNTLHYVANVLEEWGVTVHFLQLHFFKKQFETVENASDKGNDVNENIGEIEGTVFDEAVALLRRLEKELINEISDSVALDVKAKSRAYRTDKWFAMQSSKEVASLSVTPSGCPMFQELATRLHTLHNILALPLFNQAWKNLAAQLDQFLFEEVVLVNHFNNGGAEQLQYDILRNLFPLFGLYINKPDSYFPLIKEACVLLNILTGSAILLEEALNNNDKNESTQILADIGVYKMSAKLALKVIETRTDTIHT; encoded by the exons ATGGCCATGGATATAAATGAAAAGGttatacaaaagtttaatCGACACttgaaatcaaatttaaacaatcttGAAGGAATCTACGACTTCcaagaacaattaaaaaaagaaaaggatgaaattgaaaaatca TTGTCAATGGCATCAACTACTACTCCCTCCAAGGTAAAGGCCGTGATTGAGAATGTAGAACACGTCAGCTGTGAAATCAAACAGATGCAGGAAACTTATTTGGATCTGAGCGAAATGATTGCGGACACGTTTAGCAAAAATGACAAGAACTTAGAGCTGCAAGAAGTTTTTGACAAGATAGAACAGCTGGATAAATCGTTgtcttatttatattttattagacatGTAAACAATATTAG CGATGAAATCGAGACGTCTTTGTTATCTAATGACGATCAATTTACGATAACTTTATACATGAATCTGACCAATATCAGTTGCCAGCTACAAACGTCTACATGCCGTCATCTGACCAGTTATATCCACGAGACCTTACACTTCTGGCACAATCTAATTaaggaaaaattatcaaa GGAATTCAGCGATTTATTGAAACAATTGAAATGGCCTTTCTATGGAACCAACACTACGTCGGTAAATGCATCTACAACCGAGACGCTGACAAGATTTAAGATACTCATTAAATATCTGTTTCACTTGCAATTACC AGAAGAAATGATAAAACCTGTAGTCACATCTGTGTTGTTAACAGACTTTGCACCAGTTAGTTTACCGgttgtttttttaatacgtcCTTTTCGACAAAGATTTATTTACCATTTCACAGGAGCGAAATTGACAAATCGCCAAGATAAGCCGGAATGGTTTTTTACGCAGATATTAACATGGATTAAGGATCACGCTCAGTGGGtagaaaaaaatgttcaacCTGTAGCGGATTCTATAGGACTTGAGCATTTAGATATGAAG GCTGAATTTATGCGCGCTCTAGTTCAGTTGGCTGTTGAAAAACTTCATTCCGAGTTGCCCGTCGTACAATACGATGACACTTTATTTGCGCATTTAGTAGACGAAGCTTTAGGATTTGAAAGAGAACTACGAGAGACTTTGTTATATCCTCAAACTCAGCCCGCTACTATTTTCATTCTTACGCAAGCtcatattttcgtaaaatggATAAATATGGAGAAAAAAT ATGCGACTGAAAAAATGGATGCAATACTGAGCTCGAATATGGCGTGGGAAAGACTGACAGGCTCTGATGTAGATGACATGAAAATCACAGAATGTGCGGACGCCTTTCTCACCCTTCTCACCACGATTTCCGACAGATACAAGCATTTGCCTCAGCCTGGACATag aTTACAGTTTCTCGAATTGCAATTAGAATTAGTTGACGACTGGCGAGTACgattgttacaattattacatGAAAGTTATGAGGATCCGTTAACGTCACTTATACCGCATATTCTTAATACATTACATTATGTCGCGAACGTCTTAGAAGAATGGGGTGTAACTgtt CACTTCTTGCAACtgcatttctttaaaaaacaatttgaaaCTGTGGAAAATGCTAGCGACAAAGGAAACGacgttaatgaaaatattgGAGAAATAGAAGGAACTGTATTCGACGAGGCTGTCGCTCTTTTACGGCGATTAGAGAAGGAACTGATAAACGAAATCAGCGATTCAGTCGCTTTAGATGTGAAAGCAAAAAGTAGAGCTTACAGAACGgacaa GTGGTTTGCGATGCAGTCTTCGAAAGAAGTTGCTTCGTTATCGGTAACACCGAGTGGTTGCCCGATGTTTCAAGAATTAGCCACACGTCTCCACACATTACACAATATTCTTGCTTTGCCGTTATTTAATCAAGCTTGGAAGAATTTAGCCGCTCAACTTGATcaa TTTCTTTTTGAAGAAGTTGTGCTTgtaaatcattttaataacGGTGGCGCCGAACAGTTACAATATGATATATTGAGGAACCTGTTTCCGTTGTTTGGATTGTATATTAACAAACCGGATTCATATTTTCCTTT aataaAAGAAGCGTGTgtacttttaaatatcttaacaGGTTCAGCGATATTGCTTGAAgaagcattaaataataatgataaaaatgaatCAACACAAATTTTGGCAGACATCGGAGTGTACAAAATGTCGGCTAAACTTGCTCTAAAAGTGATAGAAACAAGAACAGACACTATCCATACGTag
- the Tcs3 gene encoding probable tRNA N6-adenosine threonylcarbamoyltransferase isoform X2 → MVIAIGFEGSANKLGVGIIRDEHVLSNVRRTYITPPGIGFLPRETAQHHRKHILHLLQKALDNAKISLKDVDVICYTKGPGMGAPLTVAALVARTVAQLYNKPMIAVNHCIGHIEMGRLITGTENPTVLYVSGGNTQIIAYSRQRYRIFGETIDIAVGNCLDRFARLLKLSNNPSPGYNIEQLAKKGKKLVPLPYVVKGMDVSFSGILSFIETHYDEWLRTDFTCEDLCFSLQETVFAMLIEITDIVTLLRGCVMGFNIPMQRAMMCRRLVRTVVKLEVEKEEDNGTTEPN, encoded by the exons atgGTTATAGCTATTGGATTTGAGGGTAGCGCTAATAAATTGGGCGTGGGAATCATTCGCGATGAACACGTACTGTCGAACGTACGTCGCACCTATATTACTCCACCAGGAATAG gTTTCTTGCCTAGAGAGACTGCACAGCATCATAGGAAGCATATATTACATCTTTTACAAAAAGCATTAGACAATGCAAAAATTAGCTTAAAGGATGTAGACGTAATCTGTTATACAAAAGGACCAGGAATGGGAGCACCACTAACAGTTGCTGCTTTAGTAGCTAGAACTGTTGCCCAATTATATAACAAGCCTATGATTGCAGTTAATCATTGCATTGGTCACATTGAAATGGGACGTTTAATCACCGGTACAGAAAATCCTACCGTCTTGTACGTTTCCGGCGGCAACACCCAAATCATTGCTTATTCTCGGCAAAGATATCGCATTTTTGGAGAGACAATTGACATAGCAGTTGGAAATTGCCTGGATAGGTTTGCAAGACTGTTAAAGCTCTCAAATAACCCTTCCCCTGGATATAACATAGAACAATTAGCAAAAAA AGGTAAAAAGCTAGTACCATTACCGTACGTTGTCAAAGGGATGGACGTATCGTTCTCGGGTATTTTGAGTTTCATAGAGACACATTACGACGAATGGCTTCGTACAGACTTTACTTGTGAAGACTTGTGCTTCTCCTTGCAAGAAACTGTGTTTGCCATGCTTATTGAGATCACAG ATATTGTGACCTTACTAAGAGGCTGCGTGATGGGATTCAACATTCCAATGCAACGCGCGATGATGTGTCGTCGTCTCGTTCGAACGGTGGTCAAACTTGAAgttgaaaaagaggaag aTAATGGTACAACTGAACCAAACTAG
- the Tcs3 gene encoding probable tRNA N6-adenosine threonylcarbamoyltransferase isoform X1, with protein MVIAIGFEGSANKLGVGIIRDEHVLSNVRRTYITPPGIGFLPRETAQHHRKHILHLLQKALDNAKISLKDVDVICYTKGPGMGAPLTVAALVARTVAQLYNKPMIAVNHCIGHIEMGRLITGTENPTVLYVSGGNTQIIAYSRQRYRIFGETIDIAVGNCLDRFARLLKLSNNPSPGYNIEQLAKKGKKLVPLPYVVKGMDVSFSGILSFIETHYDEWLRTDFTCEDLCFSLQETVFAMLIEITERAMAHVGSNEVLIVGGVGCNERLQKMMDVMCKERNAILYATDERFCIDNGVMIAVAGLLEYKCKGSTPWSQTTCVQRFRTDSVHVSWRK; from the exons atgGTTATAGCTATTGGATTTGAGGGTAGCGCTAATAAATTGGGCGTGGGAATCATTCGCGATGAACACGTACTGTCGAACGTACGTCGCACCTATATTACTCCACCAGGAATAG gTTTCTTGCCTAGAGAGACTGCACAGCATCATAGGAAGCATATATTACATCTTTTACAAAAAGCATTAGACAATGCAAAAATTAGCTTAAAGGATGTAGACGTAATCTGTTATACAAAAGGACCAGGAATGGGAGCACCACTAACAGTTGCTGCTTTAGTAGCTAGAACTGTTGCCCAATTATATAACAAGCCTATGATTGCAGTTAATCATTGCATTGGTCACATTGAAATGGGACGTTTAATCACCGGTACAGAAAATCCTACCGTCTTGTACGTTTCCGGCGGCAACACCCAAATCATTGCTTATTCTCGGCAAAGATATCGCATTTTTGGAGAGACAATTGACATAGCAGTTGGAAATTGCCTGGATAGGTTTGCAAGACTGTTAAAGCTCTCAAATAACCCTTCCCCTGGATATAACATAGAACAATTAGCAAAAAA AGGTAAAAAGCTAGTACCATTACCGTACGTTGTCAAAGGGATGGACGTATCGTTCTCGGGTATTTTGAGTTTCATAGAGACACATTACGACGAATGGCTTCGTACAGACTTTACTTGTGAAGACTTGTGCTTCTCCTTGCAAGAAACTGTGTTTGCCATGCTTATTGAGATCACAG AGCGTGCAATGGCACATGTAGGATCGAATGAGGTATTGATCGTGGGTGGTGTAGGATGTAACGAAAGACTGCAGAAAATGATGGACGTCATGTGTAAGGAGAGGAATGCTATTCTTTATGCGACTGATGAGCGATTTTGCATAGACAATGGTGTTATGATCGCAGTCGCTGGTTTGCTCGAATACAAATGCAAGGGTAGCACTCCTTGGTCGCAAACCACCTGCGTTCAAAGATTCCGAACAGATAGCGTGCATGTTTCgtggagaaagtaa